A single window of Bradyrhizobium daqingense DNA harbors:
- a CDS encoding sulfite exporter TauE/SafE family protein: MQLYLPIADLPVNVFLVLAMGAAVGFVSGMFGIGGGFLMTPLLIFIGITPAVAVASVASHIAASSFSGALSYWRRRAIDPALASVLLCGGVTGTTLGVWTFTQLRALGQLDLMIALSYVVLLTTVGSLMFSEGLRALMRTRRGALPPRRTHNWIHGLPLKMRFKRSKIYLSVIPVVIVGTIIGFIGAIMGIGGGFILVPIMIYLLRVPTSTVIGTSMVLTVVTMLFATMLHAVTNHLVDAVLALILMVGGVTGAQFGARAGQKIRGEQLRLLLGLLILSVGIRFAVELVIRPADLFTIRELGVTG, encoded by the coding sequence ATGCAGCTTTACCTTCCGATCGCCGATCTTCCGGTCAATGTCTTCCTGGTGCTCGCCATGGGCGCCGCGGTCGGCTTCGTGTCCGGCATGTTCGGGATCGGCGGCGGCTTCCTGATGACGCCGCTTCTGATCTTCATCGGCATCACGCCGGCGGTCGCGGTCGCCTCGGTCGCCAGCCACATCGCGGCCTCCTCCTTTTCGGGCGCACTCTCCTACTGGCGGCGGCGTGCGATCGATCCGGCGCTGGCGAGCGTTCTCTTGTGCGGCGGCGTGACCGGGACGACGCTGGGCGTGTGGACCTTCACCCAGCTTCGCGCGCTCGGGCAGCTCGACCTCATGATCGCGCTGTCTTACGTCGTGCTGCTCACCACCGTGGGCAGCCTGATGTTCTCCGAAGGCCTGCGCGCCCTGATGCGGACAAGGCGCGGCGCGCTGCCGCCGCGCCGCACCCACAATTGGATCCACGGCCTGCCGCTGAAGATGCGGTTCAAGCGCTCCAAGATCTATCTGTCGGTGATCCCGGTCGTCATCGTCGGCACAATCATCGGCTTCATCGGCGCCATCATGGGCATCGGCGGCGGCTTCATCCTGGTGCCGATCATGATCTATCTGCTGCGGGTGCCGACCTCGACCGTGATCGGGACCTCGATGGTCCTGACCGTCGTCACCATGCTGTTCGCGACCATGCTGCACGCCGTGACCAATCATCTCGTCGATGCCGTGCTGGCGCTGATCCTGATGGTCGGCGGCGTCACCGGCGCGCAGTTCGGCGCAAGGGCCGGCCAGAAGATCCGCGGCGAGCAGCTGCGGCTGCTGCTCGGGCTTCTGATCCTCTCGGTCGGAATCCGCTTCGCGGTCGAGCTGGTGATCCGCCCCGCGGACCTCTTCACCATCCGTGAGCTGGGGGTGACCGGATGA
- a CDS encoding TIGR02186 family protein, whose translation MTRVLLAALLVLLVCGAARAERLIVSVSNHRVTVTPNYSGEELVLFGSVEKDASTPADRTNYDLVVTVMGPRADMVTRRKERTFGIWINTDYRQFLEVPSYLALFANRPFDAITSPEVARRQQIGLNNVLLTQRVSGDYADVVPNDAFRSAFIRLRTQRGLYREDAGAVTFLTPTLFRTGIPLPGEVPIGTYEVEIKLFANGAFIGKTETAFEIVKIGFEQFVATSARHHGLLYGLATVAMALMSGWMASIVFRKD comes from the coding sequence ATGACGCGCGTGCTTCTGGCAGCTCTTCTCGTTCTTCTGGTCTGCGGCGCAGCGCGCGCCGAGCGGCTGATCGTGTCGGTCTCCAACCACCGCGTCACCGTGACGCCGAACTATTCCGGCGAGGAGCTGGTGCTGTTCGGCTCGGTCGAGAAGGATGCGTCCACGCCGGCCGATCGAACCAATTACGATCTCGTCGTCACCGTGATGGGCCCGCGCGCCGACATGGTGACGCGGCGGAAGGAACGCACCTTCGGCATCTGGATCAACACCGACTACCGCCAGTTCCTGGAGGTGCCGAGCTATCTGGCGCTGTTCGCCAACCGTCCCTTCGATGCCATCACCTCGCCCGAGGTCGCGCGGCGGCAGCAGATCGGGCTCAACAACGTGCTGCTGACCCAGCGCGTCAGCGGCGACTATGCCGACGTGGTGCCGAACGATGCATTCCGCTCCGCCTTCATCCGCCTGCGCACCCAGCGCGGGCTCTATCGCGAGGATGCGGGCGCCGTGACGTTCCTGACGCCGACGCTGTTCCGCACCGGCATTCCGCTGCCGGGCGAGGTGCCGATCGGCACCTATGAGGTCGAGATCAAGCTGTTTGCCAACGGTGCGTTCATCGGCAAGACCGAGACCGCGTTCGAGATCGTCAAGATCGGCTTCGAGCAGTTCGTCGCCACCAGCGCGCGCCACCACGGCCTGCTCTACGGCCTCGCCACGGTGGCGATGGCGCTGATGTCGGGATGGATGGCGTCGATCGTGTTCAGGAAGGATTAG
- a CDS encoding MBL fold metallo-hydrolase — MPVSITLIGGPTALIEIDGFRLLTDPTFDAPGAYQLPHVKLEKTIGPAMRPDAIGPVDAVLLSHDQHSDNLDNSGREYLFTVKRVFTTEMGARRLGGHIEGLAPWDTAKLRDGDGNSLTITATPARHGPAGIEPLSGDVIGFVVASSRKDTRPVYISGDTTWFDGVAEVARRFKCGVVLPFAGAAQTRGPFHLTMDTNDTIETARAFPDAMIVPVHTEGWAHFRQNGEDLRKTFDVLGFGTRLRLLEPGVPTVVEAP, encoded by the coding sequence ATGCCCGTTTCCATCACGTTGATCGGCGGCCCCACCGCGCTGATCGAGATCGACGGCTTCCGCCTGCTCACCGACCCGACCTTCGATGCGCCCGGCGCCTATCAGCTGCCGCATGTGAAGCTGGAGAAGACGATCGGGCCTGCCATGCGGCCCGATGCGATCGGCCCGGTCGATGCGGTGCTGCTCAGCCACGACCAGCACTCCGACAATCTCGACAATTCCGGCCGCGAATATCTCTTCACGGTCAAGCGCGTGTTCACGACCGAGATGGGCGCAAGGCGCCTCGGCGGTCATATCGAGGGCCTCGCGCCCTGGGACACCGCGAAGCTGAGGGATGGTGACGGCAATTCGCTGACCATCACCGCAACGCCGGCGCGCCATGGCCCGGCCGGCATCGAGCCGCTGTCGGGCGACGTCATCGGCTTCGTGGTGGCGTCGAGCCGCAAGGACACGCGTCCGGTCTATATCAGCGGCGACACCACCTGGTTCGACGGCGTCGCCGAAGTCGCGCGCCGCTTCAAATGCGGCGTGGTGCTGCCTTTCGCGGGCGCGGCGCAAACGCGCGGCCCGTTCCATCTCACCATGGACACCAACGACACCATCGAGACCGCGCGCGCCTTCCCCGATGCGATGATCGTGCCGGTGCACACCGAAGGCTGGGCGCATTTCCGCCAGAACGGCGAGGACCTGCGCAAGACCTTCGACGTGCTCGGCTTCGGGACACGGCTGCGCCTGCTGGAGCCGGGCGTGCCGACGGTGGTCGAAGCGCCGTGA
- a CDS encoding DMT family transporter: MSLAPSLPVPRSRFNTLPLAIGLFCLLWSYAFVAGKIGVTHCPPLILLAARFSLAGVLILGATLVRGDSWSLSWRDVAIFAVIGIANNALYLGLGYTGLQTVSAGLGGLIVSANPVFTAALAALLLGEGMTWRKASGLLLGIIGVTAIVWHRLSVGTDSLHGIVFTLASLASIVAGTILFKLLAPKGSLWIGNGVQNLAAGIVLAPIAFTFADIHAIDFTPGLIGAFAFLVLGGSILAYWLWFHLLKVCGATAASAYHFLMPPLGMLFAFLVLGEHVEARDLLGIIPVALGIYLVTRPAKRVS, from the coding sequence ATGTCGCTCGCGCCGTCGCTCCCCGTTCCCCGCAGCCGCTTCAACACGTTGCCACTTGCCATCGGCCTGTTTTGCCTGCTCTGGAGCTACGCCTTCGTCGCCGGCAAGATCGGCGTCACCCATTGCCCGCCGCTGATCCTGCTCGCGGCGCGCTTCTCGCTGGCCGGCGTCCTGATCCTCGGTGCCACGCTCGTCCGCGGCGACAGCTGGTCATTGTCCTGGCGCGATGTCGCGATCTTCGCGGTGATCGGCATCGCCAACAACGCGCTCTATCTCGGGCTCGGCTACACCGGCCTGCAAACGGTCTCCGCCGGCCTCGGCGGCCTGATCGTCTCGGCCAATCCGGTGTTCACGGCGGCGCTGGCCGCGCTTCTGCTCGGCGAAGGCATGACCTGGCGCAAGGCGAGCGGCCTGTTGCTCGGCATCATCGGCGTGACCGCGATCGTGTGGCACCGTCTCTCTGTCGGCACCGACAGCCTGCACGGCATCGTCTTCACGCTGGCCTCGCTCGCGTCCATCGTCGCCGGCACCATCCTGTTCAAGCTGCTCGCGCCGAAGGGATCGCTGTGGATCGGCAACGGCGTGCAGAATCTCGCCGCGGGCATCGTGCTCGCGCCGATCGCATTCACCTTCGCCGACATCCACGCGATCGACTTTACGCCGGGCCTGATCGGCGCCTTCGCCTTCCTGGTGCTTGGCGGCTCGATCCTCGCCTATTGGCTCTGGTTTCATCTCCTGAAAGTGTGTGGCGCCACCGCCGCAAGCGCCTATCATTTCCTGATGCCGCCGCTCGGCATGCTGTTCGCATTCCTCGTGCTCGGCGAGCATGTCGAGGCCCGCGATCTGCTCGGCATCATTCCGGTGGCGCTCGGCATCTATCTGGTGACGCGCCCCGCAAAGCGCGTCTCGTAA
- a CDS encoding LysR substrate-binding domain-containing protein, producing the protein MLDLELLRSFVSVVEAGGFTRAGARIHRTQSTVSQQIKRLEEDVGQVLLHRDGKDVRPTEAGERLLSYARRLLSLAEEARDVLRQPGGEGAIRLGIPEDFAAYRLTKLLGAFSRSHPRLRLDVRADQSKHLARDLERGELDLALYKREAGAKDAIAVWPERVHWVTSKSHPVDVNVPSVPLIGFPLGCIYRAGAIHALESAGRAWHTAYTSSSLSGIQAAVAAGMGLSILSEMAIQSDHRVLTAKDGFAPINKTEVALMASPDAGPATLRLAERLAEFCDNVQTKAA; encoded by the coding sequence ATGCTCGATCTCGAGCTGCTGCGCAGCTTCGTCTCGGTGGTGGAGGCCGGCGGCTTCACCCGCGCCGGCGCGCGCATCCACCGCACGCAATCGACCGTGAGCCAGCAGATCAAGCGGCTGGAGGAGGATGTCGGACAGGTGCTGCTGCATCGCGACGGCAAGGACGTGCGTCCGACCGAAGCCGGCGAGCGGCTACTGTCCTATGCGCGGCGGCTGCTCTCGCTCGCGGAGGAAGCGCGCGACGTGCTGCGCCAGCCGGGCGGCGAAGGTGCGATCCGGCTCGGCATCCCCGAGGATTTCGCGGCCTACCGGCTGACGAAACTGCTGGGCGCGTTCTCGCGCTCGCATCCGCGGTTGCGGCTCGACGTGCGCGCCGACCAGAGCAAGCATCTCGCCCGCGATCTCGAGCGCGGCGAGCTCGACCTTGCGCTGTACAAGCGCGAGGCCGGCGCAAAAGACGCGATTGCGGTGTGGCCGGAGCGGGTGCACTGGGTCACCAGCAAGAGCCATCCGGTCGACGTCAACGTGCCGTCCGTGCCGCTGATCGGGTTTCCGCTCGGCTGCATCTACCGGGCCGGCGCCATCCACGCACTGGAAAGCGCGGGCCGTGCCTGGCACACCGCCTACACGTCATCGAGTCTCTCCGGCATCCAGGCCGCGGTCGCCGCCGGCATGGGGCTGAGCATATTATCAGAGATGGCAATCCAGTCCGACCATCGCGTGCTGACCGCCAAGGACGGCTTTGCGCCGATCAATAAGACCGAGGTGGCGTTGATGGCGTCGCCGGATGCAGGCCCGGCGACGCTGCGGCTGGCCGAGCGCCTCGCCGAATTCTGCGACAACGTCCAGACGAAGGCGGCTTAA
- the pdeM gene encoding ligase-associated DNA damage response endonuclease PdeM: MRVSSVTINEVTFAADLSGALFWEEQRLLVVSDLHLEKGSSFAMRGVLLPPYDTLATLGRLAAVISRHNPRTVIALGDSFHDRSAHERLSAEDRDAVAALQSGRDWIWISGNHDPMLPRDLGGTVAEEVAIGPITFRHEPTGAHGEIAGHLHPKARVSARGRSMERRCFASDGMRAVMPAFGAYAGGLSIRDAAFGKIFPKNGFVAHLLGDRRVHAIAASRCY; encoded by the coding sequence ATGCGCGTTTCCAGCGTCACCATCAACGAAGTGACGTTCGCGGCCGACCTCTCCGGCGCGCTGTTCTGGGAGGAGCAGCGCCTGCTCGTCGTCTCCGACCTGCATCTCGAAAAAGGTTCCAGCTTCGCCATGCGCGGCGTGCTGCTGCCGCCTTACGACACGCTGGCAACGCTTGGCCGTCTCGCTGCTGTCATCTCCCGCCATAACCCGCGCACCGTCATCGCGCTCGGCGACAGTTTTCATGATCGTAGCGCGCATGAGCGGTTGTCGGCAGAGGATCGCGACGCCGTCGCCGCGCTCCAGTCGGGCCGCGACTGGATCTGGATCTCCGGCAATCACGATCCCATGCTGCCGCGCGATCTCGGCGGTACCGTCGCCGAGGAAGTCGCGATCGGCCCGATCACGTTCCGCCACGAGCCGACAGGCGCGCATGGCGAGATCGCCGGCCATCTGCATCCCAAGGCCCGCGTCTCCGCGCGCGGCCGTTCGATGGAGCGCCGCTGCTTTGCGTCCGACGGGATGCGGGCCGTGATGCCTGCCTTCGGCGCCTATGCCGGCGGCCTCAGCATCCGCGATGCCGCGTTTGGAAAAATCTTTCCGAAGAACGGCTTCGTCGCGCACCTGCTCGGCGACCGCCGCGTCCACGCCATCGCCGCGTCGCGCTGTTATTAA